From the Meleagris gallopavo isolate NT-WF06-2002-E0010 breed Aviagen turkey brand Nicholas breeding stock chromosome 2 unlocalized genomic scaffold, Turkey_5.1 Chr2_random_7180001848277, whole genome shotgun sequence genome, the window GAAGCGCTGCGGGTGGTGGCCCGGTGCCGCCCCATGAGCCGGCGGGAGGAGGCTGCGGGCTGCGAGCGCGTCCTGGAGCTGGAGGTGAAGCTGGGCCGGGTGACCATCCGCAACCCCCGCGCCGCTCCCGGAGAGCTGCCCAAGACTTTCACCTTCGACGCCGTCTACGACGCCAGCTCCAAGCAGGCTGATCTGTACGACGAGACGGTGCGGCCGCTGGTGGACTCGGTGCTGCGAGGGTTCAACGGCACCGTGCTGGCCTACGGGCAGACGGGCACCGGCAAAACCTACACCATGCAGGGAGCGTGGGGGGACCCCGAGACGCGCGGCATCATCCCCAGCTCCTTCGAGCACATCTTCACGCACATCTCGCGCTCGCAGAACCAGCAGTACCTGGTGCGCGCCTCCTACCTGGAGATCTACCAGGAGGAGATCCGCGATCTGTTGGCCAAGGACCAGAGCAAGAAGTTGGAGCTGAAGGAAAACCCCGAGACGGGCGTCTACATCAAGGACCTGTCCTCCTTCGTCACCAAGAACGTGAAGGAGATCGAACACGTGATGAACCTGGGTAGCCAGGCGCGTTCGGTGGGCAGCACCAACATGAACGAGCGCAGCTCCCGCTCGCACGCCATCTTCCTCATCACGGTGGAGTGCAGCGAGACGGGGCCGGATGGCCACGAGCACATCCGTGTCGGGAAGCTCAACCTGGTGGACCTGGCGGGCAGCGAGCGGCAGAGCAAAACGGGCGGCCCAGGCGAGCGGCCCAAAGAGGCCTCCAAGATCAACCTGTCCCTCTCCGCTTTGGGCAACGTCATCTCGGCGCTGGTGGACGGCAAAAGCACGCACGTCCCGTACCGGGACTCCAAGCTGACCCGCTTGCTGCAGGACTCGCTGGGCGGCAATGCCAAGACCATCATGGTGGCCACCTTGGGCCCGGCGTCTCACAGTTACGAGGAGAGCCTCTCCACCCTCCGGTTCGCCAACAGGGCCAAGAACATCAAGAACAAGCCTCGGGTGAACGAGGACCCCAAGGACACGTTGCTGCGGGAGTTCCAGGAGGAGATCGTGAGGCTGAAGGCGCAGCTGGAGAGGCGCGGCATGCTGagcaagaagaggaggaggagcagccgGAGGAAGAAGGCGGCGGATGGGGAGACGGCGCAGGAGAACGAAGGGGAAGATGACAATGAAGATGGGCTGGAGAAGAACATGGAGAACTACCTGCAGGAGcaaaaggagaggctggaagaGGAGAAGGCCGCTATCCGTGATGACCACAGCTTGGTGagcgaggagaagcagaagctgctggaggagaaggagaagatgATCGAGGACCTGCGGAAGGAGCAGGAGGCCACGGAGCTGCTGGCCACCAAGTACAAGGTAAGTTTTGTGATGTGCTGGTACCAGTGGGTGCCGCTGGGTGGGACCTGATTTGCCTGGGGACAGCTGTGGAGTACTTGAGTGCGTGGCCAAGTGGGATGGTGGTGACCAAGCAGGATGACCAAGTAGGGTGATGATGCAGGATGACCAAGCAGAGTGACCAAGCAGGATGACTGAGCAAGGTGACCAAGCAAGGTGACCGAGCAGGGTGGCCAAGCAAGGAGACCAAGCAGGGTGGCCAAGCAGGGTGGCCAAGCAAGGTGACCAAGCAGGGTGGCCAAGCAAGGTGGCCAAGTAAAGTAAGCAAGTAGGGTGATCAAATGAGGTGGCCAAACGAATTGACCAAGTAGGCTGGCCAAATAAGGTAGACAG encodes:
- the LOC104915416 gene encoding kinesin-like protein KIF3C, with protein sequence ALRVVARCRPMSRREEAAGCERVLELEVKLGRVTIRNPRAAPGELPKTFTFDAVYDASSKQADLYDETVRPLVDSVLRGFNGTVLAYGQTGTGKTYTMQGAWGDPETRGIIPSSFEHIFTHISRSQNQQYLVRASYLEIYQEEIRDLLAKDQSKKLELKENPETGVYIKDLSSFVTKNVKEIEHVMNLGSQARSVGSTNMNERSSRSHAIFLITVECSETGPDGHEHIRVGKLNLVDLAGSERQSKTGGPGERPKEASKINLSLSALGNVISALVDGKSTHVPYRDSKLTRLLQDSLGGNAKTIMVATLGPASHSYEESLSTLRFANRAKNIKNKPRVNEDPKDTLLREFQEEIVRLKAQLERRGMLSKKRRRSSRRKKAADGETAQENEGEDDNEDGLEKNMENYLQEQKERLEEEKAAIRDDHSLVSEEKQKLLEEKEKMIEDLRKEQEATELLATKYKVSFVMCWYQWVPLGGT